One Prevotella melaninogenica DNA window includes the following coding sequences:
- a CDS encoding HU family DNA-binding protein codes for MKIRLVPKKNPQKREEVKFYANPVNLGHKSLDDIARDIAGRSSLTRGDVSNVLYNFIDCLPHYLRDGFSIQLGEFGSMRVTLSSKGAETEKAFKTETIKPRVVFTPGTELKRELSANSYESVRKTEEAGKEKKEKKEENGPVPDTV; via the coding sequence ATGAAAATTCGTTTAGTACCAAAGAAAAATCCGCAGAAGCGGGAAGAAGTAAAGTTTTATGCTAACCCTGTTAACCTTGGGCATAAGTCGCTCGACGATATTGCGCGTGACATTGCGGGGCGTTCGTCCTTGACACGTGGTGATGTGTCGAACGTGTTGTATAACTTTATCGATTGCTTGCCCCATTATCTCCGTGATGGTTTCAGCATTCAGTTGGGCGAGTTTGGCTCGATGCGTGTCACACTGTCAAGCAAAGGGGCAGAAACTGAAAAAGCTTTTAAGACTGAGACGATTAAGCCGCGTGTGGTCTTCACACCCGGAACAGAATTGAAGCGTGAGCTTTCTGCAAACTCCTACGAATCGGTGAGAAAGACAGAAGAGGCAGGGAAAGAGAAAAAGGAAAAGAAAGAAGAAAATGGACCTGTACCAGACACCGTCTAA
- a CDS encoding HDIG domain-containing metalloprotein, with protein sequence MDYQAIINKYYPEDNELRHILLVHSRAVADKALAVADHHPELSLNRQFIEEAAMLHDIGIVRCNAPSIQCFGSEPYICHGRIGAEILRAEGFPQHARVCERHTGAGITRSQIIAQKLPLPEQDFLPETMEEKVICYADKFFSKTHLDEEKTIEQAIKSLSKFGEEGLVRFREWVKMF encoded by the coding sequence ATGGATTATCAGGCAATTATCAATAAATACTATCCAGAGGATAACGAACTCCGCCATATCCTCTTGGTTCATAGCCGTGCGGTAGCGGATAAGGCACTTGCTGTTGCCGACCATCACCCAGAATTGTCGCTCAATCGACAATTTATAGAGGAAGCTGCTATGCTGCATGATATAGGTATTGTTCGTTGCAATGCACCGAGTATTCAATGCTTTGGAAGCGAACCTTATATCTGTCATGGACGTATTGGTGCTGAAATATTGCGTGCAGAGGGCTTTCCTCAACATGCTCGTGTCTGTGAACGCCATACGGGAGCAGGTATAACACGCAGCCAAATCATCGCACAAAAGCTACCACTTCCAGAACAAGATTTCCTTCCAGAAACAATGGAAGAGAAAGTTATTTGTTATGCTGACAAGTTCTTTTCTAAGACACATCTTGATGAAGAAAAGACAATTGAACAAGCGATAAAGAGTCTTTCAAAATTTGGAGAGGAAGGACTTGTTCGTTTCCGTGAGTGGGTGAAGATGTTTTAA
- a CDS encoding RNA polymerase sigma-70 factor, producing the protein MTLPEQRFRQIFRALYPSLSFYATRLVQDDEAEDIVQEAFMELWKHKEDIEDESHIKAFLYRIVYTRALNVIKHRTVVNNHADSVKKVTQFKLDYYDPEANDVMGYIEGLETRKQINDAISELPAKCREVFILSYQHDKKNKEIAEQLGISIRTVEVHLYKALKTLRTRLKRHT; encoded by the coding sequence ATGACATTACCAGAACAAAGGTTCCGACAGATATTTAGGGCATTATATCCCTCCCTCTCCTTTTATGCTACTCGGCTTGTACAAGACGATGAGGCAGAGGATATCGTGCAGGAAGCTTTCATGGAGCTGTGGAAACACAAAGAAGATATTGAAGACGAAAGCCATATTAAGGCTTTCCTTTATCGTATTGTCTATACTCGTGCACTCAATGTCATTAAGCACCGCACCGTTGTCAACAACCATGCTGACAGCGTAAAGAAAGTAACTCAGTTCAAGTTAGACTATTATGACCCAGAGGCTAACGACGTAATGGGCTACATAGAAGGACTGGAGACAAGAAAGCAAATCAACGATGCCATCAGCGAACTTCCTGCTAAATGTCGTGAAGTTTTCATACTGAGTTATCAGCACGATAAGAAAAACAAGGAGATTGCAGAGCAGTTAGGAATCTCGATTCGCACAGTTGAGGTACATTTATACAAGGCTTTGAAGACTTTAAGAACAAGGTTAAAGCGACATACTTAA
- a CDS encoding SusC/RagA family TonB-linked outer membrane protein, whose product MVIYGRLKVLLSLRTFMCAFLLMIGVHSVSAQVSLTTNQTDLKTVIQRIKSKTKYRFFYDDALGKQKVNAVSISNLPIDFVLNRLFENTGITYKIIDNIIYLKKEKLAIKNRYTNSTETTYQQRKREEPAVSTLYTFNGQVQDVEGNPLIGATIMVKGSSKVRAMSDLEGKFVLKSETPNPILIISCIGFDAIEKRIENRNNQLFVLKESPYELEAVFVTALGISRSGTALNYNVKQMDGDELNKVKTTNIANALGGRMAGISVNESAAGMGGAARVVMRGPKSLAQSNQPLYVVDGIPINNRSNDDVKGGIYSIQPGAEGISDINPDDIESVSVLSGAAAAALYGSAAAQGAVMIKTKSGRVGKTLVEFSTSTQFLSPFVLPDFQNEYSNRTNEMKSWGTKNASGTGGYTPKDFFRTGVNFTNNASLTAGTERNQVYLSLGSSTVSGIIPNNDFQRYNLTFKNVFTALEDRLRLTFSFKFVRENDKNMLAQGQYFNPLTSVYLFPRGENFNAIKEFETYDAVRNINLQNWNYGDDLKMQNPYWVTNRMLKTTKRNRYLTDLGVKYHLTNWLALEGRLRWDEAVNRLEDKRYASTLDIFAHSPYGYYSYCKINDRSFYADVMADVTKRWGALSLVANVGSAFSHTSYDVSGFQGGLKAPSNIFTPNGIDYNRVSGDNRPIFDITRHAIHSVLGSVELGWQERVYLTVTGRNDWDSSLSNTAQQSFFYPSVGMSTILSKMLKLPKFVDFLKFRTSWASVGSAISPNISSAWRYEYVPSTGTYHTVTYKFPDNFYPERTNSWEAGMTAHLFKEAMSVKFTLYQSDTKNQTFLRSITLGGAFNREYIQAGDVQNRGLELSIGYNKKWSNLRWSTNMTYSTNRNRVVRLLDNPNETLRQGGLNGCEVILTQGGTMGDLYTFTDFKRDIQGNILLNSDGQVMQMELASPKLVGSVLPKAQLGFSNNFSWKGIELGMLITARLGGVCVSQTQAFMDSYGVSRKTAELRNNGGVAVGNQLVSTEKYYTVVGGETPIWDEYVYKATNARIKELYLGYTFDKLIRGAKVSVALTARNLLMLYCKAPFDPEATSSTDIYYQGFDYFMQPSQRSLGFSINVKL is encoded by the coding sequence ATGGTGATATATGGTCGTCTGAAAGTATTACTTTCCCTCAGAACGTTTATGTGTGCCTTTCTTTTGATGATAGGTGTACATAGTGTTTCTGCACAGGTATCACTAACAACAAACCAAACTGATTTAAAGACTGTTATACAACGAATTAAGTCGAAAACTAAGTATCGTTTTTTCTATGATGATGCGCTTGGAAAACAGAAGGTTAATGCTGTTTCTATAAGTAATTTACCGATTGATTTTGTCTTGAATAGACTCTTTGAAAATACGGGGATAACTTATAAAATCATCGATAATATTATCTATCTGAAGAAGGAGAAACTAGCTATAAAAAATAGATATACGAACAGTACGGAAACTACTTACCAACAACGTAAGAGAGAGGAACCCGCTGTGTCAACGCTCTATACCTTTAATGGGCAGGTGCAAGACGTAGAGGGTAATCCTCTTATTGGTGCAACCATCATGGTAAAGGGTAGCTCTAAGGTACGTGCGATGTCTGATTTAGAGGGTAAATTTGTTTTGAAATCAGAAACACCTAACCCTATTTTGATTATTTCTTGTATCGGTTTTGATGCGATAGAAAAGCGTATAGAGAATAGAAATAATCAGTTGTTTGTGTTGAAGGAGAGTCCCTATGAGTTAGAGGCAGTCTTTGTAACAGCTTTGGGTATCAGCCGTTCGGGTACAGCTTTGAACTATAATGTCAAGCAGATGGATGGTGACGAGTTGAACAAGGTGAAGACAACTAACATTGCGAATGCTTTGGGTGGTAGGATGGCTGGTATTTCTGTCAATGAGTCAGCAGCAGGAATGGGGGGCGCAGCGCGTGTGGTAATGCGTGGTCCGAAGTCTTTAGCGCAGAGCAATCAACCGCTTTATGTGGTCGATGGTATTCCTATTAACAATCGTAGTAATGATGATGTGAAGGGAGGTATCTATTCGATACAGCCTGGTGCAGAGGGTATTTCGGATATTAATCCTGATGATATTGAGAGTGTGTCGGTGCTTAGTGGTGCTGCAGCTGCAGCCCTCTATGGATCAGCCGCAGCGCAGGGAGCAGTGATGATAAAGACAAAATCGGGTCGAGTAGGGAAGACGTTGGTAGAGTTTTCTACAAGTACACAGTTCCTTTCTCCCTTTGTTTTACCTGATTTCCAGAACGAATACAGTAACCGTACCAATGAAATGAAGTCATGGGGAACGAAGAATGCGTCGGGTACTGGTGGTTATACACCAAAGGATTTCTTCCGTACGGGAGTCAACTTTACGAATAATGCAAGTTTGACGGCAGGTACTGAGCGTAATCAAGTATACCTATCTTTAGGGTCATCGACGGTGTCTGGTATTATTCCTAACAACGATTTCCAACGTTATAACCTCACATTTAAAAACGTATTTACCGCATTGGAGGATAGGTTAAGGCTAACTTTCTCCTTTAAGTTCGTCAGAGAAAATGACAAGAATATGTTGGCACAGGGACAATACTTCAATCCGCTGACCTCTGTTTATCTTTTTCCACGTGGTGAGAACTTTAATGCTATAAAGGAGTTTGAAACCTATGATGCAGTGCGCAATATCAATTTGCAGAACTGGAACTATGGAGATGACTTGAAGATGCAAAACCCTTATTGGGTTACGAACCGTATGTTGAAGACAACAAAGCGTAACAGATACCTCACTGACCTTGGTGTGAAGTATCATCTTACGAATTGGTTAGCTCTTGAAGGAAGACTTCGTTGGGATGAAGCTGTTAATAGATTGGAAGACAAACGATACGCTTCAACGCTTGATATCTTCGCTCATTCGCCTTACGGATATTATAGTTATTGCAAGATAAATGACCGTTCTTTCTATGCAGATGTTATGGCTGACGTTACTAAACGATGGGGTGCTCTCTCGCTGGTAGCAAACGTTGGTAGTGCTTTCTCACATACATCCTATGACGTGTCAGGTTTTCAAGGAGGTTTAAAAGCGCCTTCAAATATCTTTACTCCTAATGGAATAGATTATAATAGAGTGTCGGGAGATAACCGTCCAATCTTTGATATCACGCGTCATGCAATTCATTCCGTACTTGGGAGTGTGGAGTTAGGTTGGCAAGAACGGGTTTATCTGACAGTGACAGGGCGTAACGACTGGGACTCTTCACTTAGTAATACAGCCCAACAGTCCTTCTTCTATCCTTCTGTGGGTATGTCGACTATTCTCTCAAAGATGCTCAAATTGCCGAAGTTCGTTGACTTCTTGAAGTTCCGTACCTCATGGGCTTCAGTGGGTTCTGCCATTTCTCCTAATATTTCCTCTGCTTGGCGGTATGAGTATGTTCCTTCTACTGGTACTTATCATACGGTTACTTATAAGTTTCCAGATAACTTCTATCCAGAGCGTACGAACTCTTGGGAAGCGGGAATGACGGCACATCTGTTTAAAGAAGCTATGTCTGTAAAGTTCACGTTGTACCAATCAGATACGAAGAATCAAACCTTCCTTCGTTCGATTACACTTGGCGGGGCGTTTAATCGTGAGTATATTCAAGCAGGAGATGTGCAGAATCGAGGTTTAGAATTGAGCATTGGCTATAACAAGAAGTGGAGTAATCTTCGTTGGTCAACCAATATGACTTATAGTACAAATCGTAACCGGGTTGTTAGATTACTTGATAATCCTAATGAAACTTTGCGCCAAGGCGGTTTGAATGGGTGTGAGGTGATATTGACACAAGGCGGTACGATGGGCGACCTCTATACCTTTACTGATTTTAAGCGTGATATACAAGGCAACATCTTACTTAATTCTGATGGACAGGTGATGCAGATGGAGTTAGCTTCACCTAAGTTGGTTGGTTCTGTTTTACCTAAGGCGCAACTTGGTTTCAGCAATAATTTCTCATGGAAAGGAATAGAACTTGGAATGTTGATAACAGCCCGTTTAGGTGGTGTCTGCGTGTCACAGACCCAAGCTTTCATGGATTCGTATGGTGTTTCAAGGAAGACTGCAGAACTGAGAAACAATGGTGGTGTTGCCGTTGGCAATCAGTTGGTTTCTACGGAGAAGTATTATACAGTCGTTGGAGGAGAAACACCGATTTGGGATGAGTATGTCTACAAGGCTACTAACGCTCGAATCAAAGAGCTTTATTTGGGTTATACCTTTGATAAACTGATTCGTGGCGCAAAGGTGTCTGTGGCTTTGACGGCAAGAAATCTCTTGATGCTATATTGTAAGGCACCTTTTGACCCCGAGGCAACTTCCTCAACCGATATTTATTATCAAGGATTTGATTATTTCATGCAGCCCAGTCAACGTTCGTTGGGCTTTAGTATCAATGTAAAACTCTAA
- a CDS encoding biotin/lipoyl-binding protein, whose amino-acid sequence MGKKIQFSLIYRDMWQSSGKFQPRKDQLVRIAPVFIEMGCFARVETNGGAFEQVNLLAGENPNESVRAYTKILHEAGIKTHMLDRGLNALRMYPVPDDVRALMYRVKHAQGVDITRLFDGLNDIRNIAPALKWAKEAGMTPQGTLCITTSPVHTIEYYCKLADEEIAAGAEELCLKDMAGIGQPAFLGELTRRIKEKHPDVILEYHGHSGPGLSMASMLEVAKNGIDILDVAIEPLSWGKVHPDVISVQSMLKNAGFDVPEINMDAYMKARAMTQEFIDEWLGYFINPQNKIMSSLLLECGLPGGMMGSMMADLGGIRSTINNLRKKKGDPELSVDDMLVKLFDEVAYVWPRVGYPPLVTPFSQYTKNIALMNLLTLEQGKGRFVMMDDSMWGMILGKSGRVPGEICQELKDLAKQKGLEFTDADPHTLLTNALDDFRKEMDENGWDYGQDDEELFELAMHPEQYRNYKSGQAKKNFLADLQAAKDAKLGAKVSPEEAAAFKHAKADAIVSPVKGQLFWEFQGDGEAAPAIEPFIGKEYKEGDVFCYVQAPWGEFVTVPAALGGKLVEINAKQGAKVDKGDVIAYIERAHEE is encoded by the coding sequence ATGGGAAAGAAAATTCAGTTCAGTCTCATTTATCGAGACATGTGGCAGAGTTCTGGTAAGTTCCAGCCACGCAAGGATCAGTTGGTACGTATTGCACCTGTCTTCATTGAGATGGGTTGTTTCGCACGTGTAGAGACCAATGGTGGTGCTTTCGAGCAGGTAAACCTTTTGGCAGGTGAAAACCCTAACGAGTCAGTACGTGCCTACACCAAGATTCTGCATGAAGCTGGTATCAAGACGCACATGCTTGACCGCGGTCTGAACGCATTGCGTATGTATCCTGTACCTGATGATGTTCGTGCATTGATGTATCGTGTAAAGCATGCTCAGGGTGTGGATATCACTCGTCTTTTCGACGGTCTGAACGACATTCGTAATATTGCACCTGCATTGAAGTGGGCTAAGGAAGCTGGTATGACTCCACAGGGAACACTCTGTATCACTACCTCTCCTGTTCATACAATTGAGTACTACTGTAAGTTAGCTGATGAGGAGATCGCAGCTGGTGCAGAGGAACTTTGTTTGAAGGATATGGCTGGTATCGGTCAGCCTGCATTCCTTGGTGAGTTGACTCGTCGCATTAAGGAGAAGCATCCAGACGTTATTCTTGAGTATCACGGTCACTCTGGTCCTGGTTTGTCAATGGCTTCTATGCTTGAGGTAGCCAAGAACGGTATTGATATTCTTGATGTTGCTATTGAGCCATTGTCATGGGGTAAGGTTCATCCAGACGTTATCTCTGTACAGAGCATGTTGAAGAACGCTGGCTTTGATGTACCAGAAATCAACATGGATGCCTACATGAAGGCACGTGCTATGACTCAGGAGTTTATTGATGAGTGGCTCGGTTACTTCATCAACCCACAGAACAAGATTATGAGTTCATTGCTCCTTGAGTGTGGTTTGCCTGGTGGTATGATGGGTTCTATGATGGCTGACCTTGGTGGTATTCGTTCAACTATCAATAACCTCCGTAAGAAGAAGGGCGACCCAGAGCTTTCTGTAGATGATATGCTCGTTAAGTTGTTCGATGAGGTGGCATATGTATGGCCACGCGTAGGGTATCCTCCATTGGTAACTCCATTCTCACAATATACAAAGAACATTGCTCTTATGAACCTCCTCACCCTTGAGCAGGGTAAGGGTCGCTTCGTAATGATGGACGATTCTATGTGGGGTATGATTCTTGGTAAGAGTGGTCGTGTTCCTGGTGAGATATGTCAGGAGTTGAAAGACCTTGCTAAGCAGAAGGGTCTTGAGTTCACTGATGCCGATCCTCACACCTTACTTACAAACGCTCTTGACGACTTCCGTAAGGAAATGGATGAGAACGGATGGGATTACGGACAGGATGATGAGGAACTCTTCGAGTTGGCTATGCACCCAGAGCAGTACCGTAACTACAAGAGCGGACAGGCTAAGAAGAACTTCCTTGCTGATCTTCAGGCTGCAAAGGATGCGAAACTCGGTGCAAAGGTAAGCCCAGAGGAGGCTGCTGCATTCAAGCATGCTAAGGCTGATGCTATTGTTTCTCCTGTTAAGGGTCAGCTCTTCTGGGAGTTCCAAGGTGATGGAGAGGCTGCTCCAGCTATCGAACCATTCATCGGTAAGGAGTACAAGGAAGGTGATGTCTTCTGTTACGTTCAGGCTCCTTGGGGCGAGTTCGTAACTGTTCCTGCCGCCCTCGGTGGTAAGTTGGTTGAAATCAACGCTAAGCAGGGTGCTAAGGTTGATAAGGGCGATGTTATCGCTTACATCGAGAGAGCACACGAAGAATAA
- a CDS encoding FecR family protein translates to MSEINNKTIKDYLIGKATAKEMEQLAEWLAVSEENQKEFFEMELAFHLGKNNQFATSKKIEEAETKLFDQITEYEEQNRNKNKLYFLRYAAAIIVAVLLIGGGLFAYLHQSAETITVAAMNEVKKVVLPDNSTVWLNKGATISYADNFEGDERKVNLKGEALFHVTKNAEKPFIVNSDGASAKVLGTTFNFKDQAADGKEVISLIEGRLEVTGLNGEGKVVLHPNQKATVSKDSKTIKTENSYALADAVWRDDIIPFNNMRINEIAKILEQLYDYKIIVDAKLDHTKTYTGVIKRNKDIRNVLDGLSYTISFHYTIHDKEITLSE, encoded by the coding sequence ATGAGTGAAATAAATAACAAGACCATTAAAGACTATCTTATTGGCAAAGCAACAGCCAAGGAGATGGAGCAGTTAGCTGAATGGCTGGCGGTCTCGGAGGAAAACCAAAAGGAATTCTTCGAGATGGAGTTGGCTTTCCATTTAGGAAAGAACAACCAGTTTGCTACATCTAAGAAAATTGAAGAAGCAGAGACTAAACTATTTGACCAAATCACTGAATACGAAGAACAGAACAGAAATAAGAATAAACTTTATTTCCTCCGCTATGCTGCAGCAATTATTGTTGCCGTATTACTGATTGGAGGAGGACTCTTTGCATATCTTCACCAGTCTGCAGAAACTATCACTGTTGCAGCGATGAACGAGGTAAAGAAAGTCGTTTTACCTGATAATTCTACCGTTTGGCTCAACAAGGGAGCTACAATTAGTTATGCAGATAACTTTGAGGGCGACGAGCGTAAGGTAAACTTAAAGGGCGAAGCATTGTTCCACGTAACAAAAAATGCTGAAAAACCATTCATTGTAAACAGTGATGGAGCATCAGCAAAGGTATTGGGAACAACCTTCAACTTTAAAGATCAAGCTGCTGATGGAAAAGAAGTTATCAGCTTGATAGAAGGTAGATTGGAAGTAACAGGACTGAATGGAGAAGGAAAGGTTGTCCTTCATCCCAACCAAAAGGCTACTGTCAGCAAGGATTCCAAGACCATTAAGACAGAAAATAGTTATGCACTTGCCGACGCTGTATGGCGTGACGACATAATCCCATTTAACAATATGCGAATCAATGAGATTGCTAAAATCCTTGAGCAGCTCTACGATTACAAGATTATTGTTGACGCTAAGTTAGACCACACAAAAACTTACACAGGTGTTATCAAGAGAAACAAGGATATAAGAAATGTCTTAGACGGACTTTCTTATACCATCTCTTTCCACTACACCATCCACGACAAAGAGATAACCCTCTCAGAATAA
- a CDS encoding RluA family pseudouridine synthase, translated as MIRKNPYTEEKYKHYRVTEPAPLLEWLLANLNESKNKVKATLQNRGIKVNSKCVTQFDYQLKAGDKISVSKSKKNDLFRSRYVKIVYEDRFLVVIEKNIGILSMAAGHSSLNVKTVLDDYFRKTKQKCTAHVVHRLDRDTSGLMIYAKDIQTEQLLEHDWHNIVYDRRYVAVVSGEMEHDEGTIANWLKDNKSYVTYSSPVDNGGKYAVTHFHVLDRTVAHSLVEYQLETGRKNQIRVHSADMGHPVCGDIKYGNGDDPLHRLCLHAYVLCFHHPVTHQRMEFETPIPAVFRHLFK; from the coding sequence ATGATAAGAAAGAACCCATATACAGAGGAGAAATATAAGCATTATAGAGTGACGGAGCCTGCTCCGTTGCTTGAATGGTTGTTGGCTAATCTGAATGAGAGCAAGAACAAGGTGAAAGCAACGCTACAGAACCGTGGTATCAAGGTGAACAGCAAGTGCGTTACGCAGTTCGATTATCAGCTGAAGGCAGGCGACAAGATATCTGTCAGCAAAAGCAAGAAGAACGATTTGTTCCGCAGTCGCTATGTGAAGATTGTTTATGAAGACAGATTCTTGGTAGTGATCGAGAAGAATATCGGTATTCTTTCAATGGCTGCTGGTCATTCTTCGTTGAATGTTAAGACCGTTCTTGATGATTATTTCCGCAAGACAAAGCAGAAGTGTACGGCACATGTTGTGCATCGACTTGACCGTGATACATCAGGACTGATGATTTATGCTAAGGACATACAGACGGAGCAGTTACTTGAACATGACTGGCATAATATCGTTTATGACCGTCGTTATGTGGCTGTAGTCAGTGGTGAGATGGAGCATGATGAAGGTACGATTGCCAATTGGCTAAAGGATAATAAGTCATATGTAACCTATAGCTCGCCAGTGGATAATGGTGGAAAATATGCCGTTACACATTTCCATGTACTTGATCGTACGGTAGCGCACAGCCTTGTTGAGTATCAGTTAGAGACAGGTCGTAAGAACCAGATTCGTGTACATTCTGCTGATATGGGACATCCTGTTTGCGGTGACATAAAGTATGGTAATGGTGATGACCCTCTTCATCGTCTTTGTCTACATGCATACGTACTCTGTTTTCATCATCCTGTTACACACCAGCGCATGGAGTTTGAGACACCAATACCTGCTGTATTCAGACATTTATTCAAATAA
- a CDS encoding RagB/SusD family nutrient uptake outer membrane protein, with protein sequence MMFSRKILFFFFCLLTVFSSCTGEFVDINRPGSKLSPEELKRDNYAVGSFLIQMQGIAFPEQENAYQTMIDFVGNYLGRYTTYTKELPKNHTLFNASNAWCAWPASYAPPMVSAFNEVVKLNGKGNVSYAWALILRAQAFLRFTDIYGPFPLSMNADNTVVYTSQRDIYLQLIKDLNEATAYISSDTHLAKDMIAFAPYDLVYKGDFNKWRKFANSLKLRIAVRISNVEPTLARSLAEQAVRDGVIEGNDDNCAVRYNKSGLWTTAVSWGDSRVCADIESYMTGYKDPRMSMYFLQPMTAGQRKYIGCRAGAAIGSNIVAKRLYSTVNVQETTPSLWLTASEMAFCKAEGVLRGWNMGGGTAKEYYERGVTLSFNQWGADGVVNYLLDDTSTEANYADALGGFGGAAAKASTITIKWDDNASMDEKMERLITQKWIALFPNGQEAWNEIRRTGYPRIFSVPQATNGYTLLTPNRIPFDKNQQIYNRSNYDKAVELLGGPDDYATPMWWQR encoded by the coding sequence ATGATGTTTAGTAGAAAGATACTGTTTTTCTTCTTCTGTCTGCTGACAGTCTTTTCTTCCTGTACGGGTGAATTCGTTGATATCAACCGACCAGGCAGTAAACTATCGCCAGAGGAGTTGAAGCGCGATAACTATGCTGTCGGTTCATTCTTGATTCAGATGCAGGGGATAGCTTTCCCAGAGCAGGAGAATGCCTATCAAACAATGATAGACTTTGTTGGTAATTATCTTGGACGTTATACAACCTACACCAAGGAGTTACCTAAGAATCATACACTTTTCAATGCAAGTAATGCCTGGTGTGCTTGGCCAGCATCTTATGCCCCTCCAATGGTGTCTGCTTTTAATGAGGTTGTCAAACTGAATGGTAAGGGGAATGTTTCTTATGCGTGGGCATTGATTCTGCGTGCGCAGGCCTTCTTGCGTTTTACGGATATCTACGGACCTTTCCCACTCAGTATGAATGCAGATAATACGGTGGTTTACACGTCTCAGAGAGATATCTATTTACAGCTGATAAAGGACCTAAATGAGGCTACTGCTTACATCTCATCTGACACGCATCTTGCTAAGGATATGATTGCTTTTGCACCATACGATCTCGTATATAAAGGTGACTTCAATAAGTGGCGTAAGTTTGCTAATTCACTTAAACTGCGCATTGCCGTGCGTATCAGTAATGTAGAACCAACGTTGGCACGCTCGTTGGCTGAACAAGCGGTGAGAGATGGCGTGATAGAAGGGAATGATGATAACTGTGCGGTCCGTTATAATAAGTCGGGTTTATGGACAACAGCTGTTTCATGGGGTGACAGTCGTGTCTGTGCTGATATTGAAAGTTATATGACGGGATATAAAGACCCACGCATGAGCATGTATTTCCTACAGCCGATGACGGCAGGACAGCGTAAATATATTGGCTGTCGGGCTGGAGCAGCGATAGGGAGTAATATTGTTGCTAAGCGTCTTTATTCAACAGTCAATGTGCAAGAAACGACACCAAGTTTATGGCTTACTGCTTCGGAAATGGCATTTTGTAAGGCGGAAGGCGTCTTGCGTGGTTGGAATATGGGTGGTGGTACTGCCAAGGAGTATTATGAACGAGGCGTAACATTGTCTTTCAATCAATGGGGAGCAGATGGTGTTGTAAACTATTTGTTGGATGACACCTCGACAGAAGCTAACTATGCAGATGCTTTAGGTGGCTTTGGTGGAGCGGCTGCAAAGGCTTCTACGATTACTATTAAATGGGATGACAATGCCTCTATGGATGAGAAAATGGAGCGATTGATTACACAGAAGTGGATAGCTTTGTTCCCAAATGGACAGGAAGCATGGAACGAGATTCGGCGTACGGGTTATCCGCGCATCTTCTCCGTACCACAAGCAACAAATGGTTATACGTTGTTGACACCTAATAGAATACCTTTTGATAAGAATCAACAGATTTATAATCGCAGTAATTACGATAAGGCTGTCGAACTTTTAGGTGGTCCTGATGATTACGCTACTCCAATGTGGTGGCAGAGATAG